One segment of Streptomyces sp. NBC_00102 DNA contains the following:
- a CDS encoding TetR/AcrR family transcriptional regulator produces the protein MGRPKQFDPDAAVEHAMNVFWRKGYAATTPQDLVDAIGIGKGSLYNTFGSKHALFEMALRRYRDSQAVALIEMVEEPGPVKVRLRRTLKSLAEMDLADPDRRGCMAVNAAAELAGTDQVATELVQRMFARTEDAFRALIEEGQRSGEIAPERDPTAWGSLLLNTVVGLRLMARVAETPDRLVRVIDATVDSL, from the coding sequence ATGGGAAGGCCCAAGCAGTTCGATCCGGATGCTGCCGTCGAGCATGCGATGAACGTGTTCTGGCGGAAGGGCTATGCCGCGACCACGCCGCAGGACCTCGTTGACGCGATCGGCATCGGCAAGGGCAGTCTCTACAACACCTTCGGCAGCAAACATGCCCTGTTCGAGATGGCGCTTCGCCGCTACCGCGACAGCCAGGCCGTCGCCCTCATCGAGATGGTCGAGGAACCCGGCCCGGTCAAGGTGCGCCTGCGCAGGACGCTGAAGTCCCTTGCCGAGATGGACCTTGCCGACCCGGACCGCCGGGGTTGCATGGCCGTGAATGCCGCGGCAGAACTCGCGGGCACGGACCAGGTGGCAACCGAACTCGTCCAGCGCATGTTCGCCCGGACCGAGGACGCCTTCCGCGCGTTGATCGAGGAAGGGCAACGTTCCGGAGAGATTGCACCGGAACGTGATCCCACAGCCTGGGGGAGCCTGCTGCTGAACACGGTGGTTGGCCTGCGGCTCATGGCGCGTGTTGCCGAAACCCCTGATCGTCTCGTCCGGGTGATCGACGCGACGGTCGACTCCCTCTAA
- a CDS encoding oxidoreductase: MHLNLTAKTAVVTGASRGIGLATVRTLTAEGVRVVGAARTITPELKETGAHTVSADLSTAEGVATLMDSALVELGGIDLLVNNVGAGDDVEPVGFLDTDDSRWTRVIDLNLLSAVRAARAALPSLIERRGAIVNVASINSRLPAAGPVAYSAAKAALAALGKSLSEEFGPQGVRVNTVSPGVVRTAIWEDPEGFGGKVAAGAGAEHAAFLQHIPEAFNITTGRITEPEEVAALITFLLSDVAGNITGADYVIDGGTVKTL; the protein is encoded by the coding sequence GTGCACCTCAACCTCACCGCCAAGACAGCCGTCGTCACCGGTGCCAGCCGCGGCATCGGACTCGCCACCGTCCGGACGCTCACGGCCGAAGGCGTCCGCGTCGTCGGCGCTGCCCGCACCATCACGCCCGAGCTGAAGGAAACCGGCGCGCACACGGTGTCTGCCGACCTGAGCACCGCCGAAGGCGTCGCCACGCTCATGGACAGCGCCCTGGTCGAACTGGGCGGCATCGACCTGCTGGTGAACAACGTCGGAGCCGGGGACGACGTGGAGCCCGTGGGTTTCCTCGACACCGACGACTCCCGGTGGACCCGCGTTATCGACCTCAACCTGCTCAGTGCCGTCCGTGCCGCCCGAGCGGCCCTGCCGAGCCTGATCGAGCGCCGGGGGGCGATCGTCAACGTCGCGTCCATCAACTCCCGTCTGCCCGCCGCTGGCCCGGTCGCCTACAGCGCGGCCAAGGCGGCCCTCGCCGCCCTCGGCAAGTCTCTGTCCGAGGAGTTCGGGCCCCAGGGCGTGCGCGTGAACACCGTCTCACCCGGAGTGGTCCGCACGGCCATATGGGAGGACCCCGAAGGATTCGGTGGCAAGGTGGCGGCCGGAGCAGGGGCGGAACACGCCGCATTCCTCCAGCACATCCCGGAAGCCTTCAACATCACCACCGGCCGCATCACTGAACCCGAAGAAGTGGCGGCCCTGATCACGTTCCTTCTCTCCGACGTCGCAGGCAACATCACCGGCGCCGACTACGTCATCGACGGTGGCACCGTCAAGACGCTCTGA